A genomic window from bacterium includes:
- a CDS encoding secretin N-terminal domain-containing protein yields the protein MFNLKQSFKKSLVGGRIMVKNNRTQIATDCQDKIMVRCKMSLGLVCLLAIGVLADTLWATMVYSEEIPIQLEIKNSKDDINLRIINDQDDLTISNIYKFQNISAEELVDFISSSLSDDGSFAVLKDQRAVLITDLPSKVNSIIEALKQLDKQRTSGNDGIENYFYRFQNISVTSVIPFINQRLSSKGKVICDNTLNTIMISDIPSKIIEIKEIIKNVDILSEQVEIGVTVMEVIYAKGKKVGIDWNHIFEFLSFNTSGRYYQESWNEYSKRKEYNNIYERWEDTLRKNFDINIRNISVPLSLSDFINLLVSKGSAKIKATPRISILNNQTGELDFTDKIYYIPQSTYEKIETSKDVGLTLQITPQITTTGLIKLTINTDYNTLNGFTNQNQPIITSRKTNTTVILKDGQPFFISGLMKEDKVFTEKKVPIIGSIPIIGYFFKRKISQDTTREIVITLTPKIIKI from the coding sequence ATGTTTAACCTAAAACAATCGTTTAAAAAATCTTTAGTAGGTGGTAGAATTATGGTTAAAAATAATAGGACGCAGATTGCCACAGATTGCCAGGATAAAATTATGGTTAGGTGTAAGATGAGTTTAGGATTGGTTTGCTTGCTGGCAATAGGAGTGCTTGCTGATACATTATGGGCTACTATGGTTTATTCAGAAGAGATTCCTATTCAATTAGAGATAAAAAATTCAAAAGATGATATAAACCTTCGCATTATCAATGACCAGGATGATTTAACTATTTCAAATATTTATAAATTCCAAAATATTTCTGCTGAGGAATTGGTAGATTTTATCTCATCCTCATTAAGCGATGATGGTTCTTTTGCAGTTTTAAAGGACCAGCGGGCTGTCCTGATTACTGATCTCCCATCAAAAGTAAATTCGATAATTGAGGCTTTAAAGCAACTCGATAAACAAAGAACTTCAGGGAATGATGGTATTGAGAATTACTTTTATAGATTTCAAAATATCTCTGTAACTTCAGTAATACCATTTATCAATCAACGATTATCAAGTAAAGGTAAGGTAATCTGTGACAATACATTAAATACGATTATGATTTCTGATATACCAAGTAAAATTATTGAGATTAAAGAGATTATTAAAAATGTTGATATTCTATCTGAGCAAGTGGAAATTGGAGTTACAGTCATGGAAGTTATATATGCTAAAGGCAAGAAAGTAGGAATAGATTGGAACCATATCTTTGAATTCTTAAGTTTTAATACAAGTGGAAGGTATTATCAGGAGTCATGGAATGAATATTCAAAACGTAAGGAATATAATAATATTTATGAAAGGTGGGAGGATACATTGAGAAAAAATTTTGATATAAATATTAGAAATATTTCTGTTCCATTATCTTTATCTGATTTTATTAATCTATTAGTTAGTAAAGGTTCTGCCAAAATCAAGGCTACCCCAAGAATCTCAATCTTAAACAACCAAACAGGAGAGTTGGACTTTACTGATAAGATATATTATATTCCACAATCTACTTATGAAAAGATAGAGACATCAAAAGATGTTGGATTAACCCTTCAAATAACTCCACAAATAACTACAACTGGCCTTATTAAATTAACCATTAATACTGATTATAATACCTTAAATGGTTTTACAAATCAAAATCAACCTATCATCACTTCTCGGAAAACCAATACGACTGTAATACTTAAAGATGGTCAACCGTTCTTTATAAGCGGACTTATGAAAGAAGATAAGGTATTCACAGAAAAGAAAGTACCAATAATAGGTAGTATTCCCATAATAGGTTATTTTTTTAAACGAAAAATATCACAAGATACAACAAGAGAAATAGTTATTACTTTAACACCAAAAATTATTAAAATATAA